In Methanocaldococcus sp. FS406-22, the genomic stretch TTAAACTTAAAATTGGTCCTATAGAGGTTATAGGATTTGAAGGACCGATAATAATAAGCTCGCTATTTTTTATAGCTTCGACAGCCTTTTCACAAGGTTTAGCATATAGGCTGTTTTCATAAATAACATCTAAAACCTCAACTTCACCCTTTCTTTTAACCCAGAAATCATGGAACTTTAATAAATCAACCTTTCCATCAACCTTTGCTAAAATTTTTGTTTCAACTTTATCATCAGTCATTGGGATTACTTTTGCTTTAATCCCTAAAGCTTCTCTCTCCATATCTACAACTTCTGAAAGCTTATAACCTCTTTTTAAATAATAAGTTTTATGCATTTTTAAAGCTCTATCTTTGTCTCCTATCCTTAAAACTTCATCAAATCCAAGATTTTTTAATTGTTCATGAGTGTAAAAAGTATCTCCTTTAACTCCATACCATGTTTCTTCATTAATCAAGTCTGCTAATGTATAAAGGACAGTATCAACATCGGGGGACAAATACAAATCCCCTATCCAAGTGTCTTCACCAGTATTAACAATAACAGCCAATTTCTCATTATCAACAACTCTTTTTAAACCTTGTAATAACTTTGGCGTTCCAGTTCCTCCTGACAATACGGTAATCACTTTCTCACCTAATCTTTAGCTTAAACTTATTGATTAATTTGTTGGCTATCCTATCAGTTAAGTAGTATTTTCTTATATTCTCCCTTGTCTCAAAAAATTCATCTATTATTTTCTTGATATTTTTCTTTCCATTGTATTTTTTTGCAAGCTCTTTCATTTTTAAAGCATTTCTCTTATACATTTTCATATTTCTTATGTCGAAAATGGCTTCTTCCAATCTATATAACTCTTTATAAGATAAGGCAATTCCACAACCCAAATCATGGACTTTTTTAGCATTATTACCCTGCTCTGGATGGTCTAAATCTGGAATAACTATTAATGGTTTTCCAAATGATAGGGCTTCCATTATTGTTGAATGCCCACCATGAGATATAATAAGTTCAGCGTTTTTTATAAGTTCTTTCATATTTGTTGTTATTGGGATTATATCAATGTTTTCATTTTTATAGGAGTTTAAGTTTAAATCTCTCATTAGTTTTTTAGCAACCTCATAACTTCCACATACAAGTTTAACATTCAAGTTATTTTTTAAGGCAATCTTTCCAAGTTCTTCAAGGATTTTGTATCTATATTCAAAACCACCGATAACACTTAATATATAATCTCCATCATTATCAACATTATCAACATCGTATCTAATTAAAGGGCCTATGAACTCCATATTTTTTATAATTTTTAAGTTATATTCACATATAGTATAAGGCAAAGGAAAGTCAGGAACTATAAACTTCTCACACCTTTCATTTATCATATTTAGTGCTTTCATTGTTGGGTAGACGATTAAATCTGTTTTTAATCTATATCTTGTGTAGTTTTGATTACTTATACAAATAACTGGCTTTTTTAAAAGTTTTGCGGCTACAACTGTGCTATATTTACAGTCAGAAATTACTAAATCAGGATTATATT encodes the following:
- the cofD gene encoding 2-phospho-L-lactate transferase, with the translated sequence MITVLSGGTGTPKLLQGLKRVVDNEKLAVIVNTGEDTWIGDLYLSPDVDTVLYTLADLINEETWYGVKGDTFYTHEQLKNLGFDEVLRIGDKDRALKMHKTYYLKRGYKLSEVVDMEREALGIKAKVIPMTDDKVETKILAKVDGKVDLLKFHDFWVKRKGEVEVLDVIYENSLYAKPCEKAVEAIKNSELIIIGPSNPITSIGPILSLNGIRELLKDKKVVAVSPIVGNSAVSGPAGKLMKAKGYEVSVRGVYEFYKDIVDVLVIDNADKEIAKEIPCEVFITNTIMKTLDDKVRLAKNIIEFCGSL
- a CDS encoding MJ1255/VC2487 family glycosyltransferase, which codes for MKILISVCGEGFGHTTRCIAIGEALKDDYQISYIAYGKSKDFIEKCGFKVFETFPEIKLKGKDGKFDITSSIFNKEYSPKKAIRREINIIREYNPDLVISDCKYSTVVAAKLLKKPVICISNQNYTRYRLKTDLIVYPTMKALNMINERCEKFIVPDFPLPYTICEYNLKIIKNMEFIGPLIRYDVDNVDNDGDYILSVIGGFEYRYKILEELGKIALKNNLNVKLVCGSYEVAKKLMRDLNLNSYKNENIDIIPITTNMKELIKNAELIISHGGHSTIMEALSFGKPLIVIPDLDHPEQGNNAKKVHDLGCGIALSYKELYRLEEAIFDIRNMKMYKRNALKMKELAKKYNGKKNIKKIIDEFFETRENIRKYYLTDRIANKLINKFKLKIR